One stretch of Euphorbia lathyris chromosome 7, ddEupLath1.1, whole genome shotgun sequence DNA includes these proteins:
- the LOC136235611 gene encoding uncharacterized protein isoform X1 translates to MLIITSSSSLSIPQYPLSNPIFLLRNSQFLQISSRPTFLKLQHGNNNKICSRYMAVHAGVDPGSVVPPDPSSIPWKFWIVGMLITAILPFWNKFWPLTKLKADRVDSIVENVEEVAEGIENVAEGIDKVAEELADHLPEGGRLQKAAMFVEDAAEQAAKNAHLLDQFIDKSDLHAHERRQGELVREADARVGHVYQERNDHWSGMMRRETEGRLAVKERACDESIRRLAAEERARAADERARVSDERARVSDERARAAEKTLSAERASHLRDFENYWDFPPY, encoded by the exons ATGCTAATAATAACATCTTCATCTAGTCTTTCCATCCCACAATATCCTCTCTCTAACCCCATTTTTCTGTTGCGGAACTCCCAGTTTTTGCAAATTTCTTCAAGACCCACCTTTTTGAAACTGCAGCatggaaataataataaaat CTGCAGCAGGTATATGGCTGTGCATGCTGGGGTTGATCCAGGATCTGTTGTTCCTCCCGATCCCTCGTCTATTCCTTG GAAATTTTGGATCGTTGGAATGCTAATAACTGCAATTCTACCCTTTTGGAACAAATTTTGGCCACTAACTAAGCTAAAAG cagATAGAGTTGATTCAATTGTGGAAAACGTAGAAGAAGTGGCTGAAGGAATTGAAAATGTGGCTGAAGGAATTGATAAGGTTGCTGAAGAGCTCGCCGATCATCTGCCGGAAGGTGGTCGCCTTCAAAAAGCTGCAATGTTTGTTGAAGATGCCGCCGAACAAGCAGCTAAGAATGCCCATCTTCTAGACCAGTTCATTGACAag agtgatctgcatgcccatgagcggagacagggcgagctagtgcgggaagctgatgcccgagttggtcatgtgtatcaagagaggaacgaccactggtcggggatgatgcgacgggagactgagggtcgccttgccgtcaaAGAGAGGGCgtgtgatgagtcgatcagacgccttgctgcagaggagagagcacgagctgctgatgagagagcacgggtttctgatgagagagcgcgagtttctgatgagagagcacgtgCTGCCGAGaagacactatctgcggagcgggcatctcacctaagagattttgagaactattgggacttccctccgtattag
- the LOC136235611 gene encoding uncharacterized protein isoform X2, with amino-acid sequence MLIITSSSSLSIPQYPLSNPIFLLRNSQFLQISSRPTFLKLQHGNNNKICSRYMAVHAGVDPGSVVPPDPSSIPWKFWIVGMLITAILPFWNKFWPLTKLKDRVDSIVENVEEVAEGIENVAEGIDKVAEELADHLPEGGRLQKAAMFVEDAAEQAAKNAHLLDQFIDKSDLHAHERRQGELVREADARVGHVYQERNDHWSGMMRRETEGRLAVKERACDESIRRLAAEERARAADERARVSDERARVSDERARAAEKTLSAERASHLRDFENYWDFPPY; translated from the exons ATGCTAATAATAACATCTTCATCTAGTCTTTCCATCCCACAATATCCTCTCTCTAACCCCATTTTTCTGTTGCGGAACTCCCAGTTTTTGCAAATTTCTTCAAGACCCACCTTTTTGAAACTGCAGCatggaaataataataaaat CTGCAGCAGGTATATGGCTGTGCATGCTGGGGTTGATCCAGGATCTGTTGTTCCTCCCGATCCCTCGTCTATTCCTTG GAAATTTTGGATCGTTGGAATGCTAATAACTGCAATTCTACCCTTTTGGAACAAATTTTGGCCACTAACTAAGCTAAAAG ATAGAGTTGATTCAATTGTGGAAAACGTAGAAGAAGTGGCTGAAGGAATTGAAAATGTGGCTGAAGGAATTGATAAGGTTGCTGAAGAGCTCGCCGATCATCTGCCGGAAGGTGGTCGCCTTCAAAAAGCTGCAATGTTTGTTGAAGATGCCGCCGAACAAGCAGCTAAGAATGCCCATCTTCTAGACCAGTTCATTGACAag agtgatctgcatgcccatgagcggagacagggcgagctagtgcgggaagctgatgcccgagttggtcatgtgtatcaagagaggaacgaccactggtcggggatgatgcgacgggagactgagggtcgccttgccgtcaaAGAGAGGGCgtgtgatgagtcgatcagacgccttgctgcagaggagagagcacgagctgctgatgagagagcacgggtttctgatgagagagcgcgagtttctgatgagagagcacgtgCTGCCGAGaagacactatctgcggagcgggcatctcacctaagagattttgagaactattgggacttccctccgtattag
- the LOC136235611 gene encoding uncharacterized protein isoform X3, whose amino-acid sequence MLIITSSSSLSIPQYPLSNPIFLLRNSQFLQISSRPTFLKLQHGNNNKICSRYMAVHAGVDPGSVVPPDPSSIPWKFWIVGMLITAILPFWNKFWPLTKLKADRVDSIVENVEEVAEGIENVAEGIDKVAEELADHLPEGGRLQKAAMFVEDAAEQAAKNAHLLDQFIDKLEAKDADMDEVLLLDWKSSNDFPISREIPNQDVEEGAPQNVSHVEPEVPRSDVITNLIVGDSLEADHPKKDGEAAGGEGGQQRRIGRNCSIVLFISELLYVTNFKHILTE is encoded by the exons ATGCTAATAATAACATCTTCATCTAGTCTTTCCATCCCACAATATCCTCTCTCTAACCCCATTTTTCTGTTGCGGAACTCCCAGTTTTTGCAAATTTCTTCAAGACCCACCTTTTTGAAACTGCAGCatggaaataataataaaat CTGCAGCAGGTATATGGCTGTGCATGCTGGGGTTGATCCAGGATCTGTTGTTCCTCCCGATCCCTCGTCTATTCCTTG GAAATTTTGGATCGTTGGAATGCTAATAACTGCAATTCTACCCTTTTGGAACAAATTTTGGCCACTAACTAAGCTAAAAG cagATAGAGTTGATTCAATTGTGGAAAACGTAGAAGAAGTGGCTGAAGGAATTGAAAATGTGGCTGAAGGAATTGATAAGGTTGCTGAAGAGCTCGCCGATCATCTGCCGGAAGGTGGTCGCCTTCAAAAAGCTGCAATGTTTGTTGAAGATGCCGCCGAACAAGCAGCTAAGAATGCCCATCTTCTAGACCAGTTCATTGACAag TTGGAGGCGAAAGATGCTGacatggatgaggtacttctcctTGACTGGAAGAGTTCCAATGACTTTCCAATCAGCCGCGAGATCCCAAACCAGGATGTAGAAGAAGGTGCACCGCAAAATGTTTCTCACGTCGAGCCAGAGGTACCTCGCTCTGATGTGATTACTAATCTTattgttggggattcgcttgaagcagatcacccTAAAAAAGATGGGGAAGCCGCTGGAGGCGAAGGGGGGCAACAGAGGCGAATAGGAAGAAACTGTAGTATAGTTTTATTCATATCTGAacttttgtatgtaacaaactttaAGCATATATTAACCGAGTGA